Genomic segment of Candidatus Gracilibacteria bacterium:
CTTAATTATTTTATTTCATTAATATGAAAAACGTAGTTTTTAAAAGTAAGCAAGTAAAAAAAGAGGTGAATAATTTTGTTGATTTATTACAAAAGGAACAAATAAAAATATCTAGGGTAATTCTCTTTGGTTCATTTGCTAAAGGGAAGCAAAAAGATTATTCAGATATTGATTTAGCCGTTGTTTCTCCAGATTTTGGAAAGGATACTCATAAAGAAATGATGTTTTTAGTTCACCTGTCATTGAAAGTGTCTGATAGAATAGAAGCAATTCCAATTGCGGAAAAAGATATGCTGATGAAATATCATCCATTAATCGGAGAAATAAAAAAATACGGAAAAATAGTCTATTCTTCAAATTAATAAATAATTTTCATCATTAATAGTCTGGTTTAGAATAGACTATTGACAACAAGACTATAGCAAAAGATAAAAATATTATTTTAATTCACGAAGACAAGACTGTACAATCATGAATAATGCTTTTTGGTTGGGAGTCTGGCCGGGGATAAGTGAGGAGATGATGGAGTATGTGAAGGAAATAATTGAGTCATTTTTAAAAATTCAGTAGTGGAACGATTCATTAAATCACACCACTACTTTTGCACTCTTTTAAACAAATACAGATTATAAATCTCATTCAACTTCCAACTTTTCACTAATTTATTTGGGACAAAAGTATTAAGTTCATAAGCCGGATCTTTGAAAACATCTGCATTTTTGCTGATCACATACAGATAATCATTATGATAATAATCTTCATAGCTCATCTTCACTCCATCTTTTTTAAGGTGAAATTTAATTACCATGGAGAGGTTGTCATAGATATGATTGACGATGTTATAGTTTTTGACGTTTTGCGTTTTTATTATTTCATAAGTTTTTTTTTCCATCAAATAATTCCAGTTTGGTGACATTCCAAAACCGTGTGAAGGTTTTGGCAGATAAATAAAAGCATCAAAAATAATTAAAATTATCGCAACGGTTATTATTAAAAAATATGAAATATATTTTTTAAAATAACTACTAATCAAGGCAAGAGTTAAAATGCTAATCGATAAATATCGATGAGGAAGAATTTGAAAAGGAGCCCCGCTGTGGGGTTTAGAACTAAATAAATAATCTCTGATGACATGTAGATTATAAAATTGATTTTTCAGTTCAAATAAAATCATCGGAGAAAAACCGACGCAGAATCCCCCAATCATTATCAGAATAGATTTAATACGAAATCGTTTTATAAATGAATAATATATAAATAAAATAAATAAAATGATTACAATCTGGTAATGAAATTGTATGAGGATTCCTGTATACGCAAATATGAAAAATAAATAAATACTGTTAGGTTTTGTTTTATGCAGGCCCATAAGATATATCAGGATTGTGGAAAGTGGAATCAAGAAATTCGGGCCGAAAAAGAAGCGGGTATAGTCAATAAACATGGGTAACAATGTATAAAGCACTACCATCAGAAGAGCCGTTTTTTGATTAGCTAATTTTTTCATCCCGCTATATAACGGGATTATGCCAAATGACGAAAAAATCATAAATATGTACGACGATACGATTGGATCAAATTTTCCGGGAACGGCAAAGATAAGCGTAAAATAATAAAGAATACTACCTTGTAACAGTAATTTATTATCTGCAGATATCGAGCTTCCGGGGCCAACGAGCGTAATTTCTTTGTTTTTCCACATTTCAAGAATACGAGTAAACCCATTACCCTGATCAAAGGAAAAGTTGAGAGCGGGAACAAAATGAAGAGATCGGATAGCAATGAAAAGAATTATCAATAAGATAAAAACTAAAAACTCATTTTCAAATATTTTCTTCATAAATATCTTAATAATATATTATAATTAGCTCAAATAATATGTCCAGAAAATCTTTCATAAAAAAATTCAAATAATTAAATTATTTATTGACAATCTGTTTCTGATTTAGTAGAATTAATCTACCAATTTAGAAACATATGAAAAAAGCCAATCTTGATAATCTAAACAATTTGTTGTTATTT
This window contains:
- a CDS encoding nucleotidyltransferase domain-containing protein, whose amino-acid sequence is MKNVVFKSKQVKKEVNNFVDLLQKEQIKISRVILFGSFAKGKQKDYSDIDLAVVSPDFGKDTHKEMMFLVHLSLKVSDRIEAIPIAEKDMLMKYHPLIGEIKKYGKIVYSSN
- a CDS encoding glycosyltransferase family 39 protein, whose protein sequence is MWKNKEITLVGPGSSISADNKLLLQGSILYYFTLIFAVPGKFDPIVSSYIFMIFSSFGIIPLYSGMKKLANQKTALLMVVLYTLLPMFIDYTRFFFGPNFLIPLSTILIYLMGLHKTKPNSIYLFFIFAYTGILIQFHYQIVIILFILFIYYSFIKRFRIKSILIMIGGFCVGFSPMILFELKNQFYNLHVIRDYLFSSKPHSGAPFQILPHRYLSISILTLALISSYFKKYISYFLIITVAIILIIFDAFIYLPKPSHGFGMSPNWNYLMEKKTYEIIKTQNVKNYNIVNHIYDNLSMVIKFHLKKDGVKMSYEDYYHNDYLYVISKNADVFKDPAYELNTFVPNKLVKSWKLNEIYNLYLFKRVQK